In Chitinophaga oryzae, the sequence GTCGCGTCAAATTCTTCAGTAATGTGGCGGCCAAACGAAGGATGTGCACAGTCCGGCACTTCGCTGGCAGTGCCGCTGCCCAGCACACTCTCTATCAGCTCGTAGGTGTTGCCAGGGCCGTTGGCGGACAATGTTACCTGCGCATGGCTGGCGGAGCAACAAAATAAACCGGCAATAGTGAGGAGGGCAGGTTTCCATAAATCATGCAAAGGTTTGCTTTCAGGAAGTTTCATAAGTGATACATGTTTGAGGGTTTTTGGATTCAGATTTCGGTATGGATTATGCAATCGATTTCATAACATACATAATTTAATATTTTTATTTGATATTTTGTCTTTTTACGGGGAATTTATTTTAGCCCTGGTGGAGGTGTATTGAGATTTCGTCCGACGATTTCCCGGAGAAGGGACTCGCGTTGCAGAGGGAGCCGGGGTTGAGGGTTGAGGGTTGAGGGTTGAGGGTTGAGGGTTGAGGGTGGAGGGTTGAGGACTAAGGGTTGAGGACTAAGGGTTGAGGATTGACCTGCTAAGGGCTGTGGGTTGAGGGCTGAAGACTGAGGGGCGAGGGTTGAGGGTTGAGGGTCGAGGATTGAGGGTCGAGTGCAGAGAGTTGAGGGTTGAGGGTTGAGGGTCGAGTGCAGAGAGTTGAGGGTTGAGGGCAGAGGCCGCACCCCTCTCCTGCGCAGGAAGGGAATGCGGTCCCTGAATAAAAGGATCTTTACAAAGAAACGGAGCGGGCGTCCGTAGCGTTATTTACCTCCGGGACAGAAACATCTTTCCGGAGAGCGGTTATCCCGAACGGGAACATATTGACTCACCGCTGCACCGTAAATAGCACTTTCTTTCCCGTACGGGCCGACTCTTTGGCGGCCTCGAGGATGCGCAGCACCAGCACATTATTGGGCAACGCATACAGGCCGTAAGGCGGCGGCGTTTCTTTCCCCTTCACCACGGCAGCCAGGTAGAGGAACGGATCTTCGTAAACCGGTATATCCGTTGCCGTGACTTGCCGGATTACTGCCGGCGCTGGCTCACGGTTACGAAGCACCAGCGTATTTTTGTCTGCCGCTATGATATACCCTTTGTCTCCGTACACCTCCATATCTTTGCGGCTAAAGGTCCAGTTCCAGGAAGCTTGTATAATGCACTGAGCGTCAGGGTAATCTACAATAATTGTGGCATCGTCATCTACCTTCGGATAACGGTCAGGCTTATACTGGCGGGTGACGGCTGTAACGGCAACGGGCATACGGTTTTTCATGAGCCGTGTCATCAGGTTGGCGCCGTAGCAGCCAAAGTCCATCAGCGCGCCACCACCGTTCAGCACCGGGTCGGTCAGCCACGACAGGAAAGCGGGGCTGCATCCTATCTCCTGCGGCCCCTGGTGCCCGTCATGGATCACCACCTTCCGTACACGGCCTGCAAAACTGCTGTCTTCCAGCAGCTGGAAGGTTTTAGCCACCGTAGGGTACCAGCTGGTTTCGTAGTTGGTCAGCAGATGGATTCCATACTGCCGCGCCAGCGAGTCCATCGCCAGCGCATCGGGCAGATTGGCGGCCAGCGGCTTTTCTACCATCACATGGATGCCTCTCGGTGCACAGGCTTCCACTACTTCCCGGTGACTGTACACCGATCCAAAGGCCAGTACGGCCTGCGGCTTCACGGCATCCAGCATCCGGCCCAGGTCATGGTACACCTGCTGCGGCGGTATATGATACTGCCGCGCTACCTTGCCGGCCAGGGCGGTATCTTTTTCGTATATGCCTGCCAGTTGTATATCATTGCGATTGGCACGGCCCAGTATCCAACCGGAGTGGCCATGCGATACGCCGGCAACGGCCACCCGCAGGGCCTGCGCTGAAGCGCAGACCTGTGCGAGCATCAACAACAGAAAAATATAATATCGTTTCATTACATCGTAAATACTTTACCACCCACCATCACTTCCTGGGTAGCTTCATCAAAAGTAGCTTTCATTCCCGTACGGTAAGCGGCGTTGCCCATGATCAGCGCAATAGAGTGCGAATAGGCCGCTTCTATCGGCGCGTGAGGCTGCTTGCGGTCCCGCACACTGGTCATCCAGTTGCGCACATGCGCGCTGGTCAGCGGGTCGCCGCCGGTGTTGGCGCTGGTCTCCGCTTTTTCCTGTGTACTCAGCGTCATCGGTGTCAACAGGTTGGCGTGCATTCCCATCTCCGCTGCCTCCTTTTCTGTTAATCCGCCGGTGCTGGTAATTTTACTGGTAGACATATCAATGGTGCCGCCGTTGGAATAATAGATCTCTTTCGTACCCCCGGCAGAGTTATGAAAACGGCTGCTGTACATTACCTGGAAACCTTTTTCCGGGTTGTCGGCCGGACCATAATCAAATACGGCGGTCAGCGTGTCCGGGTTCTTGCGGCCGTCATGCCACATATAGATGCCGCCATTGGCCACGGCGCTGCGCGGGTGTTTCAGGCCGCTGAACCAATGCACGGTGTCAATCTGGTGCGTCATCCACTGCCCGAAGATGCCGGAGGAATAAGGCCAGAACAAACGGTACTCCAGGTATTTGCGCGGGTCCCAGCTGTCGTTCGGACGCCCGGCCAGGAAACGCTTCCAGTCCGTGTCAGATTCCCGGATGCTCTTTACCAGGTCCGGCCGGCGCCAGCGTCCCGGCTGGTTTACATTCCAGGTCATCTCCACCATGGTGATATCGCCGAACTTTCCCTGCTTAATAAAATTGGCCGCTGCATGGTAACTCGTACCGCTGCGCCGCTGTGTGCCCACCTGCATGATCCTGCCGGACTCTTTTACGGCCTTCAGCGCCTTGCGGGCGTCGTCCATCGTTTCGGCAAACGGCTTCTCACTGTATACGTCACATTTGTTTTTTACTGCTTCGATGGTATGATAGGCGTGCTGAAAATCAGCCGATGCGATAAACACTGCGTCCAGGTCTTTCACCCGGTACAGCTCATCGTTGTTGACACAGGCCTGCACCTTATGCCCCGTCTTCTCTTCCAGGAAAGCCTTGCCCTCTTCGCGGCGGCGGTTCCATATGTCAGACACCGCGATCAGGTCGAAGTTCAGCTCCTTGTTATGGCTGAAGAAAGAAGGCAGCAACGCCTGCCGGGCACGGTCGGAAAATCCTACCAGCCCCACATTCACCCTGTCGTTCGCACCCAGTATACGGGCATAACTGCTGGCCGGCATTCCCATAGCCGTGATCGTTAACCCCGCCCCTGCCATCAGGGACTGTTGCAGAAATTCCCGTCTTGTCTTTTTTGTGGTTGTCATTGTACAAGTATTTTATTTTTTTCCGGAGATATGATATACTTCATTGAGTTGCCCTTCCAGGTAAGCCACCGCCGGCGCATATTCCTTTGCAGGATCGGTCCAACGGCACTCCATCATGATCCGCCCGCTATAGCCGATGCTGCGCAGCGCTGCCAGGTAAGGACGGAAATCCTGTTGCTCCACTCCCGGGGCGGAACGTTTCTCCCGCTCCGCAATATGACAATGCACCAGGATGCCTTTTGCCTTCAGCAGGTTATCTGCCGGTTCGTTCTCCCGCAACATGTGATAAATGTCGGCCGTCAACCTGAAATGCGGATGCCCGATGGCGGTCACCACCTGGCAACCTTCGGCTATTGTGTTTACAAAGTTGGTTTCGGTAGCATTTAAATTTTCCATGGCAATCAGGCAGTTATGTTTTGCTGCAATATCTGCCATTTTCCGGGCCAGCCGGATAAACTGTCCCTTCGCCGTGTCCCGGTTAAACCCCTCCGGAATCTTACGCGCCTCGCCGCTGCCCAGTACGATCAACCGGATACCCGCCTTTTCCGCCCGTTGCATTACCGTGTCCACGTACCCCAGTACCCATGCTTCATTGACAGCCGGCCCCGTTAATTTGAGGTAGCCCGGTATAAAAACATTACAGGTCTGTACCCGGCAACGGGCTTTGTTGATCCGTTGTATATTGGCCGTAAAGGTCGCCTCACTGACGGAAGGCGCCAGCATCCTTTTAACCGTCTCTTCAAGGCAGGAGAAACCGGCCGCACCGGCCAGACTGTCGTTATCCATGGAGGCGGCAATGCCCAGGACAGGCATGCCCTTTTTCCCGGCAGGCGACTGTGCACCTGCATTCGATTGCAATAAAGTAGCGAAACAAAGGAAGAATAGACCGGTCAGCGTGTTTTTCATAAAGTGGAAAGCCCGGAAAAGAAAGGCTGCTGGAAAAAATAACCAATTTATTTGGTTATTTTATTATTTAGTTATTTTATTATTGAAATGACCGGGGGTATTTTATCGTAGGGGCCAGATATAATACAATCACCAATAACCAAATTTTCAAATGGTCAAGTTTTCAAAGCTTCCAGCAGCGGTTCTACCTGGCGCCTGAAATCATATTGCAGGTCCTCATGCAATCCCACGATCACCTTCACTATTTTTTTCAGTTGGGCTGCGTACAGATTATGCAGCACCGTGCTCTGGTGTCGTAACAGCCCGGAGTCCAGCAGCTGCTCACAGAAATAAATCAGCAGCTCTGCCTCTGCCGGCTTGGAGCCCATGTAACGAATATGCTTGTTGACCAGCCGCAATATCTTGCGCAACCGTTTTTTGGCATTGTGCAGGTTGCTGCCGGCCATTTCCTCAAACCCCTGGTCCATTTCGGTCTTCACCGCATTGATGTATCCCTGTTCATCGTCCGCATCGAACAACAGATAAGTCAGCAGTTCCTTGTTCTCCTTTTTATATTTGGCCAGGCGCAGGCACAAGGCCGCCAGCTGCGCCGGTGGCACGGCTGCCAGCTCTTTCTTCAACTCGTTGATGGACGCTGTTTTCATCTTGATTTTATTGCGGCCCGAAAATACAATTAATAAATAGTATGGTGCAACACCTAAGCCTGCGCACATGTCATAATTAGTTAACTTGCAATTCTTCAATAACCCCATTTACTCACTTCTAAACAGCCACAGATTATGAAAGCACAGTACGTGTTGGCCGCCGTTATCGGTTGCCTGTTCTCAGTTAACATGGCGCATGCCCAAATGGATTCCACCGCCGCCCACAAAGCATGGATGGCCTACATGACGCCCGGCCCCGAACATCAGCTGCTGGCCAAAACCGACGGTGACTGGACCACCGACATGACTTTCTGGAAAGGCCCCGGCGCTCCTCCGGAAAAAGCCACCGGCAGCTGTTCCAACAAAATGATCCTCGGCGGACGGTATCAGGAAAGCCGCTATACGGCAGACATGATGGGCATGCCCTTCGAAGGTCTCGGTACCACCGCTTACGACAACGCCCGTAAAATGTACCTCAACAGCTGGATCGACAATATGGGCACCGGCATGATGATGATGGAGGGCAAATGGGACCCCGCCCTCAATGGTATCGTCTATACCGGAAAGTCGTTTGACCCCCCCAGCCAGAAAACCGTCGAGCTGCGCCAGGTCATCAAAATCAGGGACGCCGATAGCTATACAATGGAAATGTACCGCATGGCCGATGGCAAAGAATTCAAGGAAATGGAAATCACCTTCAAACGGAAATAGCTGCTGCAACCCATAACATATGCCGGCGGCCATGCCCCACAGCACAGGCCGCCTTCTTTCACGCCGACACATTACAACCAAAACGAATATAAACAAAACCGGTACGGATATTAATTCAGGGGCCTTCCTGCAATCGGTGGCCTTATCTTTGATCGTCCGCTGTTTATCCGCCTGTTTTGCCTGCCGCCGTTGGCGGCCGGCGCTATCCAGTTCTTCCCTTAGGGAAATGTTTGAATGTATTCAGCATAAAATAAAAATATTCTGGTGAACACCGTAGCTGCACCGGCTTCTGCATTGTTCAGTCATATAGTTTGTTCTCCGGAGAGCCCTATTATGTGTAAGCTGTTAGGTCGGCCTTTTATTCTTTGTTGATAACCTTGCAGGTATTACCATCCGGTAATACCTGATTTTTTTGTTATTTTTAATAAAATGAGCAATAACCCATATCCGAGACCATGATCCGTACGCTGATTATTGACGATGAACCGGCCATCCGGAAAGATCTGGAATGGCTCATGAAACGCTACCCGGATTTCATTGTACTGGGGAGCTGCGGCAGCATCGCCGAGGCACGGATCATCATCCCCAACACAGAACCGGAGCTGTTGCTACTGGACATTGAACTCGCTGACGGCACCGGATTTGACCTCTTACAGGAATTTCCCGACAGAAATTTCCGGATCATTTTCATCACCGCTTATAATGAACATGCGATCAAAGCCATCAAATTCGGGGCGTTTGACTATCTGCTGAAACCAGTGGATGAGGAGGAGCTGATGGCCACCCTCAAACGGCTGTTGTCCGAAAGTGCCGTCAACACCCGCACCCAGATGGATATCACCAGCGGGCATCTGCAGCCTAAAAAACCGGCCCTGCAGAACCGCATCGTGCTCCGCTCCTCTCAATACCTGCAGGTAGTGCCTTTCGAGGAAATCCTCTATTGCCAGAGCGACGGCAGTTATACCACCTTCCACCTGTCTGACAAAAGAAAGGTAATGGTTTCCCGGCCTATCAAGGAGTATGAGGAACTGCTGCCGGAAAGCTGGTTTATCCGCATCCATCAGTCCTACATCGTCAATCACCATTTTATAGACCGTTTTCTGAAAGAAGGCATCCTGATCCTGAAAGACGGCACAGAAATTCCTGTTTCCGCCCGTAAGCGCGAGTATGTCCGGCAGTTCCTGATGGGCGACCATAATTGATTGTACATGTATATCCGCAGACTATCCATTTTACTGATTATATCCCTTTGCTGCGCCGTCTGCGGATGTCAGCCCCAACCCGCTGCTCCGCCGCCTGCCGGGCAGGGCGTCACCACCCCGCCGGTAATCAGGGAGCTGCAGCACCTCAT encodes:
- a CDS encoding Gfo/Idh/MocA family protein encodes the protein MKRYYIFLLLMLAQVCASAQALRVAVAGVSHGHSGWILGRANRNDIQLAGIYEKDTALAGKVARQYHIPPQQVYHDLGRMLDAVKPQAVLAFGSVYSHREVVEACAPRGIHVMVEKPLAANLPDALAMDSLARQYGIHLLTNYETSWYPTVAKTFQLLEDSSFAGRVRKVVIHDGHQGPQEIGCSPAFLSWLTDPVLNGGGALMDFGCYGANLMTRLMKNRMPVAVTAVTRQYKPDRYPKVDDDATIIVDYPDAQCIIQASWNWTFSRKDMEVYGDKGYIIAADKNTLVLRNREPAPAVIRQVTATDIPVYEDPFLYLAAVVKGKETPPPYGLYALPNNVLVLRILEAAKESARTGKKVLFTVQR
- a CDS encoding Gfo/Idh/MocA family protein, whose product is MTTTKKTRREFLQQSLMAGAGLTITAMGMPASSYARILGANDRVNVGLVGFSDRARQALLPSFFSHNKELNFDLIAVSDIWNRRREEGKAFLEEKTGHKVQACVNNDELYRVKDLDAVFIASADFQHAYHTIEAVKNKCDVYSEKPFAETMDDARKALKAVKESGRIMQVGTQRRSGTSYHAAANFIKQGKFGDITMVEMTWNVNQPGRWRRPDLVKSIRESDTDWKRFLAGRPNDSWDPRKYLEYRLFWPYSSGIFGQWMTHQIDTVHWFSGLKHPRSAVANGGIYMWHDGRKNPDTLTAVFDYGPADNPEKGFQVMYSSRFHNSAGGTKEIYYSNGGTIDMSTSKITSTGGLTEKEAAEMGMHANLLTPMTLSTQEKAETSANTGGDPLTSAHVRNWMTSVRDRKQPHAPIEAAYSHSIALIMGNAAYRTGMKATFDEATQEVMVGGKVFTM
- a CDS encoding sugar phosphate isomerase/epimerase family protein, whose protein sequence is MKNTLTGLFFLCFATLLQSNAGAQSPAGKKGMPVLGIAASMDNDSLAGAAGFSCLEETVKRMLAPSVSEATFTANIQRINKARCRVQTCNVFIPGYLKLTGPAVNEAWVLGYVDTVMQRAEKAGIRLIVLGSGEARKIPEGFNRDTAKGQFIRLARKMADIAAKHNCLIAMENLNATETNFVNTIAEGCQVVTAIGHPHFRLTADIYHMLRENEPADNLLKAKGILVHCHIAEREKRSAPGVEQQDFRPYLAALRSIGYSGRIMMECRWTDPAKEYAPAVAYLEGQLNEVYHISGKK
- a CDS encoding DUF1579 domain-containing protein; the encoded protein is MKAQYVLAAVIGCLFSVNMAHAQMDSTAAHKAWMAYMTPGPEHQLLAKTDGDWTTDMTFWKGPGAPPEKATGSCSNKMILGGRYQESRYTADMMGMPFEGLGTTAYDNARKMYLNSWIDNMGTGMMMMEGKWDPALNGIVYTGKSFDPPSQKTVELRQVIKIRDADSYTMEMYRMADGKEFKEMEITFKRK
- a CDS encoding LytR/AlgR family response regulator transcription factor, producing MIRTLIIDDEPAIRKDLEWLMKRYPDFIVLGSCGSIAEARIIIPNTEPELLLLDIELADGTGFDLLQEFPDRNFRIIFITAYNEHAIKAIKFGAFDYLLKPVDEEELMATLKRLLSESAVNTRTQMDITSGHLQPKKPALQNRIVLRSSQYLQVVPFEEILYCQSDGSYTTFHLSDKRKVMVSRPIKEYEELLPESWFIRIHQSYIVNHHFIDRFLKEGILILKDGTEIPVSARKREYVRQFLMGDHN